The Chrysiogenia bacterium genome window below encodes:
- a CDS encoding NAD(P)/FAD-dependent oxidoreductase gives MSDSMKEELVDVLGFDPDTLREKYRQERDKRLREDGNEQYVEVTGDFSKYVDDPYVEQIIEREPLTDEVDVIVIGGGFGGLILGARLREAGVKGVRIVEKGGDFGGTWYWNRYPGAACDVESYIYLPLLEELGTMPSRKYARAPEILAHSKLIGEKFDLYANACFQTEVTGVEWDDEERKWLVSTNRGDRMKARFVCMANGPLNRPKLPGIPGIDAFKGHTFHTSRWDYAYTGGSSEGNLEKLSDKQVGIIGTGATAVQCVPHLGAAAKQLYVFQRTPSSIDVRDDRPTDPEWASSLKPGWQKERIRNFTALTSGAMVTEDLVHDGWTEIVGNLMKMMKSRNAGALRKASLESKFEIADFQKMNQIRSRVEHVVQDPKTADALKPWYRQFCKRPCFHDEYLDTFNRPNVELVDTDGKGVERITEEGVVANGKEYELDCLIFATGFEVGTDY, from the coding sequence ATGTCGGATTCGATGAAGGAAGAACTGGTAGATGTCCTGGGCTTCGATCCAGACACGCTGCGCGAGAAGTACCGCCAGGAGCGCGACAAGCGCCTGCGTGAGGACGGAAACGAGCAGTATGTCGAGGTCACAGGAGATTTTTCGAAGTACGTCGATGATCCCTATGTTGAGCAGATCATCGAACGTGAACCGCTAACGGACGAAGTCGACGTAATTGTAATCGGCGGTGGATTCGGTGGTCTTATCCTTGGCGCCCGATTGCGCGAGGCTGGTGTCAAGGGCGTCCGAATCGTTGAAAAGGGCGGCGATTTTGGAGGCACTTGGTATTGGAACCGCTATCCCGGTGCCGCCTGTGATGTGGAGTCCTACATCTATCTGCCGCTCCTGGAAGAACTCGGAACCATGCCGAGTCGCAAGTATGCCCGGGCACCGGAAATCCTTGCGCACAGCAAACTGATCGGTGAGAAGTTCGATCTGTACGCAAACGCCTGCTTTCAGACCGAGGTCACTGGGGTTGAATGGGATGATGAGGAGCGCAAGTGGCTGGTTTCTACAAATCGCGGGGACCGCATGAAGGCGCGCTTTGTTTGCATGGCCAACGGGCCGCTCAACCGCCCGAAACTTCCTGGGATTCCTGGTATCGACGCTTTTAAAGGCCACACCTTCCATACGAGCCGCTGGGATTACGCCTATACGGGGGGCAGTTCAGAGGGGAACCTTGAAAAGCTTTCCGACAAGCAGGTTGGCATCATCGGCACTGGTGCAACGGCTGTTCAATGCGTGCCTCATCTTGGAGCTGCGGCAAAGCAACTGTACGTGTTCCAGCGGACGCCCTCTTCCATCGACGTTCGCGACGATCGGCCGACCGACCCCGAGTGGGCGAGCAGCCTCAAGCCCGGCTGGCAGAAGGAGCGGATCCGGAACTTCACTGCGCTGACCTCGGGCGCAATGGTTACCGAGGATTTGGTTCACGACGGGTGGACAGAGATTGTCGGCAATTTGATGAAGATGATGAAGAGCCGAAACGCTGGCGCTCTGAGGAAAGCGAGCCTTGAGAGCAAATTCGAAATTGCAGATTTTCAGAAAATGAACCAGATTCGCTCCAGGGTTGAGCATGTAGTTCAGGATCCCAAAACTGCTGATGCGCTCAAACCCTGGTATCGCCAGTTCTGCAAGCGCCCATGCTTCCACGATGAGTATCTCGATACCTTCAACCGACCGAATGTGGAACTCGTGGACACCGATGGCAAGGGGGTCGAGCGCATCACCGAAGAAGGCGTCGTGGCGAACGGCAAGGAATACGAGCTCGACTGTCTGATCTTTGCGACCGGTTTCGAGGTGGGGACCGACTACT